A single region of the Ancylobacter novellus DSM 506 genome encodes:
- the rsmH gene encoding 16S rRNA (cytosine(1402)-N(4))-methyltransferase RsmH, translated as MMAGRGGSETDAAGGPARHLPVLLAEVVEHLAPKDGGLYIDGTFGAGGYTSAILNAAGTSVIAIDRDPTAIEGGQGLVAASGGRLTLVHERFSALDEVAAAQGIDAVDGVVLDIGVSSMQIDEGERGFSFRRDGPLDMRMSSEGPSAADLVAKLSETDLANLIFRFGEERHSRAVARAIVAARKEAPIERTLQLADIVAKVVWAKPHEPHPATRTFQALRIAVNDELGELARALSAAERVLKPGGRLVVVTFHSLEDRIVKTFLANRAKAAAGSRHMPALQSAPPSFKLVARGAVEPGEEELARNPRARSSRLRAAERTEAPAHPAGDLSSLLPPVPDPDTSRRR; from the coding sequence ATGATGGCGGGTCGCGGCGGTTCGGAGACGGACGCTGCCGGCGGACCGGCCCGCCATCTGCCTGTCCTGCTGGCTGAAGTCGTCGAACATCTCGCGCCGAAGGATGGCGGGCTCTACATCGACGGCACCTTCGGCGCCGGCGGCTATACGAGCGCGATCCTGAACGCCGCCGGCACAAGCGTCATCGCCATCGACCGCGACCCGACCGCCATTGAAGGCGGGCAGGGGCTGGTGGCGGCGAGCGGCGGGCGCCTGACGCTGGTGCATGAGCGTTTCAGCGCTCTCGACGAGGTCGCGGCGGCGCAGGGCATCGATGCGGTGGACGGCGTCGTGCTCGACATCGGCGTCTCCTCCATGCAGATCGACGAGGGCGAGCGCGGCTTCTCCTTCCGCCGCGACGGGCCGCTCGACATGCGCATGTCGAGCGAAGGCCCTTCCGCCGCCGACCTGGTGGCGAAGCTCTCCGAGACCGACCTCGCCAACCTCATCTTCCGCTTCGGCGAGGAGCGGCATTCGCGCGCCGTCGCCCGGGCCATCGTCGCCGCCCGCAAGGAGGCGCCGATCGAGCGCACGCTCCAGCTCGCCGACATCGTCGCCAAGGTGGTCTGGGCCAAGCCGCACGAGCCGCACCCGGCGACCCGCACCTTCCAGGCGCTGCGCATCGCGGTGAACGACGAATTGGGCGAACTCGCCCGCGCGCTTTCCGCCGCCGAGCGGGTGCTCAAGCCCGGCGGGCGTCTGGTGGTGGTCACCTTCCACTCGCTGGAAGACCGCATCGTCAAGACTTTCCTCGCCAACCGGGCGAAGGCCGCGGCCGGCTCGCGACACATGCCGGCGCTCCAGAGCGCGCCGCCGAGCTTCAAGCTGGTGGCGCGGGGCGCCGTCGAGCCGGGCGAAGAGGAACTCGCCCGCAATCCGCGCGCCCGCTCCTCGCGGCTGCGCGCCGCCGAGCGGACG
- a CDS encoding division/cell wall cluster transcriptional repressor MraZ, whose product MDRFVSTYAMRLDSKGRMSIPAPYRALIARDGLEHLYCHPALDLPALQAGGARLMAGIDALIERYPPYSEAREELAGALYGAIEMIKLDPEGRVMLSEGLKAHAQIKDEAVLVGLGDSFRIWEPSRFRAHLAEANAKVRALKQQIGSQGTARDTRADGA is encoded by the coding sequence ATGGATCGTTTCGTATCGACCTATGCGATGCGGCTCGATTCCAAGGGCCGGATGTCGATCCCGGCGCCGTATCGCGCGCTGATCGCACGGGACGGGCTGGAGCATCTCTACTGCCATCCGGCGCTGGACCTGCCGGCCCTGCAGGCGGGCGGTGCGCGGCTGATGGCGGGGATCGACGCCCTGATCGAGCGCTATCCGCCCTATTCGGAAGCGCGCGAGGAGCTGGCCGGCGCGCTCTATGGGGCGATCGAGATGATCAAGCTCGATCCGGAGGGGCGCGTCATGCTGAGCGAGGGGCTGAAGGCGCACGCGCAGATCAAGGACGAGGCCGTGCTGGTCGGCCTCGGGGATTCATTTCGGATCTGGGAGCCGAGCCGCTTCCGGGCGCATCTCGCGGAGGCCAATGCGAAGGTGCGTGCCTTGAAGCAGCAGATCGGCTCCCAGGGGACGGCGCGGGACACCCGCGCCGATGGGGCATGA
- a CDS encoding N-acetylmuramoyl-L-alanine amidase, protein MDAAPAADFFPDSPLVAEVLASPNHGERQFDVTSGVAAPDMLLLHYTGMESTAEAVEWLRSPERGVSAHYVVFEDGRIAQLVPEARRAWHAGASHWAGATDINSLSIGIEIANPGHDHGYPPFPAIQVEAVTALCKDILSRHRIAPDRVLAHSDVAPLRKADPGEKFPWEVLHRAGVGHLVEEVPPSDGRYFMRGEHGQPIEALQAMLALYGYGVPVNGTYCETTEAVVRAFQRHFRRSRIDGVADVSTLATLYNLCAARTA, encoded by the coding sequence ATGGATGCCGCGCCCGCCGCCGATTTCTTCCCCGACTCGCCTTTGGTGGCCGAGGTCCTCGCCTCGCCGAACCATGGCGAGCGGCAGTTCGACGTGACATCCGGCGTCGCCGCGCCGGACATGCTGCTGCTGCACTACACCGGCATGGAATCCACCGCCGAGGCGGTCGAATGGCTGCGCTCGCCGGAACGGGGCGTCTCGGCCCATTACGTCGTGTTCGAGGATGGGCGCATCGCCCAGCTGGTGCCCGAGGCGCGGCGCGCCTGGCACGCCGGCGCCTCGCACTGGGCGGGGGCAACGGACATCAATTCGCTCTCCATCGGCATCGAGATCGCCAATCCAGGCCACGACCACGGCTACCCGCCCTTCCCCGCCATCCAGGTCGAGGCGGTCACCGCGCTCTGCAAGGACATCCTCTCGCGCCACCGCATCGCCCCCGACCGGGTGCTGGCCCATTCCGACGTCGCGCCGCTGCGCAAGGCCGATCCCGGCGAGAAATTCCCCTGGGAGGTGCTGCACCGCGCCGGCGTCGGCCATCTGGTCGAGGAAGTGCCGCCGAGCGACGGGCGCTATTTCATGCGCGGCGAGCACGGCCAGCCGATCGAGGCGCTGCAGGCCATGCTGGCGCTCTACGGCTATGGCGTGCCGGTGAACGGCACCTATTGCGAGACGACGGAGGCGGTGGTGCGCGCCTTCCAGCGCCATTTCCGCCGCTCCCGCATCGACGGCGTCGCCGATGTCTCGACGCTGGCGACGCTCTACAACCTCTGCGCCGCACGTACAGCTTGA
- a CDS encoding lytic transglycosylase domain-containing protein yields the protein MIVSRVFSSLFLPALLILSGANIAIAKPIFERSTEIDAPRSQDKLSSTRSSSNSIAAIVDREARANGVPVSLARAVVRIESNWNPRLTGRAGEVGLMQIKHQTARGLGYAGSRAALYEPATNIKWGMRYLAGAYRLAAGDTCGTVMRYQGGHGARRMSSTARTYCSKARTIMASN from the coding sequence ATGATCGTGTCCCGCGTATTCAGTTCTTTGTTCCTTCCCGCCCTCCTCATCCTCTCCGGCGCGAATATCGCAATCGCCAAGCCGATCTTCGAAAGATCAACCGAGATCGACGCTCCGCGTTCCCAAGATAAGCTTTCTTCCACCCGTTCTTCCTCGAACAGCATCGCCGCGATCGTCGATCGCGAAGCCCGCGCCAATGGCGTGCCGGTGTCGCTCGCCCGCGCCGTGGTGCGCATCGAGAGCAATTGGAATCCCCGCCTGACCGGCCGCGCCGGCGAGGTCGGGCTCATGCAGATCAAGCACCAGACCGCCCGCGGCCTCGGCTATGCGGGCAGCCGCGCGGCGCTCTACGAGCCCGCCACCAACATCAAATGGGGCATGCGCTACCTCGCCGGTGCCTACCGGCTCGCCGCCGGCGACACCTGCGGCACGGTCATGCGCTACCAGGGCGGCCACGGCGCCCGCCGCATGTCCTCGACCGCCCGCACCTATTGCAGCAAGGCCCGCACCATCATGGCCTCGAACTGA
- a CDS encoding linear amide C-N hydrolase has protein sequence MCTRTLYVGAEDLVITGRNMDWKEDMHSNLWLLPAGLERDGAAGPDSLRWTSLYGSVIVTGYEAGTTDGMNEKGLVANILYLAESDYGVPGTEGPFLSIALWAQYVLDRFATVAETVAALEARAFVLLAPILPNGSPATLHLSVSDASGDSAIFEYIDGELTIHHGREHVVMTNSPPFAKQLALNEYWRAIGGLTFLPGTNNAADRFVRAAFLLGAIPRDVAPAYVDGIPGRSLRHQALASMLSLQRAVSVPLGITTPDHPNISSTIWRTIADQTNRVYCFDSATRPNVFWVALDKVDFAPGTPVRKLTIADGAIFAGEVSAAFAPAALFHPLPAQPPARDPARPTPKVTI, from the coding sequence ATGTGCACGCGCACGCTCTATGTAGGCGCCGAGGATCTCGTCATCACCGGCCGGAACATGGACTGGAAGGAGGACATGCACTCCAACCTGTGGCTGCTGCCGGCCGGGCTCGAGCGCGACGGCGCGGCCGGCCCGGACAGCCTGCGCTGGACGTCGCTTTATGGCAGCGTGATCGTCACCGGCTACGAGGCCGGCACCACCGACGGGATGAACGAGAAGGGCCTCGTCGCCAACATCCTCTACCTCGCGGAATCCGATTACGGCGTTCCCGGCACCGAGGGCCCTTTCCTGTCGATCGCGCTGTGGGCGCAATATGTGCTCGACCGCTTCGCCACCGTGGCGGAAACCGTGGCCGCGCTCGAGGCGCGCGCCTTCGTCCTCCTGGCGCCGATCCTGCCGAACGGCTCGCCGGCGACGCTGCATCTCTCGGTCTCCGACGCGAGCGGCGATTCGGCGATCTTCGAGTACATCGACGGCGAGCTCACCATCCACCACGGCCGCGAGCATGTGGTGATGACCAATTCGCCGCCCTTCGCCAAGCAGCTGGCGCTCAACGAATACTGGCGCGCCATTGGCGGGCTGACCTTCCTGCCCGGCACCAACAACGCGGCCGACCGCTTCGTGCGCGCCGCCTTCCTGCTCGGCGCCATCCCGCGCGACGTCGCCCCGGCCTATGTGGACGGCATTCCCGGCCGGTCGCTGCGGCACCAGGCGCTGGCCTCCATGCTCAGCCTTCAGCGGGCGGTGAGCGTGCCGCTGGGGATCACCACGCCGGACCACCCCAACATCTCCTCCACTATCTGGCGGACGATCGCGGACCAGACCAACCGGGTCTATTGTTTCGACTCCGCCACCCGCCCGAACGTCTTCTGGGTCGCCCTCGACAAGGTCGACTTCGCGCCCGGCACGCCGGTGCGCAAGCTCACCATCGCCGATGGCGCGATTTTCGCCGGCGAGGTCAGCGCGGCGTTCGCGCCGGCAGCGCTGTTCCATCCCCTGCCCGCCCAGCCGCCGGCGCGCGACCCCGCCCGGCCCACCCCGAAAGTGACGATATGA
- the dapB gene encoding 4-hydroxy-tetrahydrodipicolinate reductase encodes MSIRIILAGATGWVGRALTPAIAKTDDLQLVAGIARSHAGRDLGTALGGEPSGVPVFTSVEEALATPADVLIDYTKPGVVKANALAALKAGLHVVIGTSGLGAADYAELDTVAHEHGRGLLAAGNFSITATLLKRFTMVAARYVSDVEIIDYASASKPDAPSGTARELAEALAEVRQPATSRPIDEVVGVPATRGGAFGEGAHEVRVHALRLPSFVLGVESIFGAPDERLTIRHDAGSSAAPYVAGTLLATRKVQGWVGVRRGLDTLLD; translated from the coding sequence ATGAGCATCCGCATCATCCTCGCCGGCGCCACCGGATGGGTCGGGCGTGCGCTGACGCCCGCCATCGCGAAGACGGACGACCTGCAACTCGTCGCGGGCATCGCCCGCTCGCATGCCGGCCGCGACCTCGGCACCGCGCTCGGCGGCGAGCCCTCCGGCGTGCCGGTCTTCACCTCGGTCGAGGAGGCGCTTGCCACCCCCGCCGACGTGCTGATCGACTACACCAAGCCGGGCGTGGTGAAGGCCAATGCGCTCGCCGCGCTCAAGGCCGGGCTGCATGTCGTCATCGGCACATCGGGCCTCGGCGCGGCGGATTATGCCGAGCTCGACACGGTGGCGCACGAGCACGGCCGCGGGCTGCTCGCCGCCGGCAATTTCTCCATCACCGCCACGCTGCTGAAGCGCTTCACCATGGTGGCGGCGCGCTATGTGTCCGATGTCGAGATCATCGATTACGCTTCCGCGTCCAAGCCCGACGCACCTTCCGGCACCGCGCGCGAATTGGCGGAGGCGCTGGCCGAGGTGCGCCAGCCCGCTACCAGCCGGCCGATCGACGAGGTGGTCGGCGTGCCGGCGACACGCGGCGGCGCCTTCGGTGAGGGCGCGCACGAGGTGCGGGTGCATGCGCTGCGCCTGCCCTCCTTCGTGCTCGGGGTGGAGAGCATCTTCGGTGCACCGGACGAGCGGCTCACCATCCGCCACGATGCCGGCTCCTCCGCTGCGCCCTATGTCGCCGGCACGTTGCTCGCCACCCGCAAGGTGCAGGGCTGGGTCGGCGTGCGCCGCGGGCTCGATACGCTGCTGGACTGA